The DNA sequence GGTGGAATTACGGCGGAATTACGCGCGATGTTACCTTAATCGAAGAATCAGCATCTTTTGTAGAAGATTATACGATTCAATTGGACAAAAAGAATCAAAACAAAATTTCCGGTTTTGTCAAAATCAATAACTTAAATCCGGAACAGAATGCGGTCACCATCACCATTCCGGAATTGAAAATTAAATACAAAGCTAAAGTAAGTCCGGATGGCATTTTGAAATTTGAAATTCCGGTCAAAAACGTTTCTTACTGGTCTCCCGAAAATCCAAAATTATATCAGTTGGGCATTGATTTTAACGGTGAAAAACTAGAGGATACCATTGGCTTTAGAACGATCGAAACACAAGGCGACAAAATTCTGTTAAACGGAAAACAGCTCTTCTTGCGAGGGATCTCCATTCATGAAGAAAATGCCAAAGGCGGACGTGCCAATTCTGAAGAAGATGCCTTGCGTTTGCTTAACTGGGCTAAGGAATTAGGTTGCAATTATGTACGTCTTGCACATTATCCGCATAACGAAAACATCATCAGAATGGCCGATAAACTGGGTTTGATGGTTTGGGAAGAAATCCCCGTGTACTGGACCGTAGAATTCACCAGAAAAGAAACCTACAACAATGCACAAGAACAACTAACAGCTGCCATTACTAGAGATAAAAACAGAGCTTGTATTATCATTTGGTCTATGGCTAATGAAACACCAATTTCTGATGCCAGAAATACCTTTATCCAAAATCTGGTTGCACATACCAAATCATTAGACAACACGAGATTAATCAGTGCGGCCCTATTAACACAAACAAATGACGGATTTGGAACTATAAATGATGCCATTGGCGAATCCCTGGATATCATTTCCTTTAACCAATATTTAGGCTGGTATGGTGGCAATCTGGAAGATGCGGAAAAAGTGCTTTGGAAAACCAAATACAACAAACCCGTTATTGTCTCTGAGTTCGGAGGAGATGCAAAAGCTGGCTTGCATGGCGACAAAAAAGAACGCTGGACCGAAGAATATCAAGAATACTTGTACATTCAGAATCTTAAAATGATCGAAAAAATACCTCATCTGAGCGGATTAAGTCCTTGGATTTTAGTTGATTTCAGATCTCCAAGAAGGCTGTTACCGGGAATTCAGGACGAATACAACCGAAAAGGCCTGATCTCAAACGAGGGTCAGAAGAAGAAAGCTTTTTACATTATGCGCGATTGGTACGAAAAGAAGAAAAAGGAATAAGATTTTAGTTTTTCTATACATAATTCTCTTATTTTTGTATAAACTACATTAAAAATACTACATTATGAAAAACTTTAGTTTACTTACCCTTCTCTTATTATTTGTCTTTTCTGTTAACGCTCAAGAGGTTAAATTCCCTGCTTTGGATGCCAGTCCGGCAGATATTGCTTATTTCCCGAATAAAGCGGTAAAGTTTAAAAAAACCGACACTACACTTCCGTCGATAAAAGTGATTTATTCAAGACCATCAGCTAAAGGTCGCTCCATTTTTGGTGAATTAATTCCTTTTGGTGAAGTATGGCGTGTAGGGGCAAATGAAAATACAGAGATTAAATTTTACAAGCCGGCTACAATCAATGGTATTGCAGTTCCTGCAGGTACTTACAGTCTTTTTGCCATTCCTGAAAAAGACAAATGGACCGTTATCATCAACAAAGAAATTGACTTATGGGGTGGATATGCTTACGATCAAAGCAAAGACCTGGTAAGAATTGTGGTTCCGGTTAAAGCCATAACAACTCCGGTAGAGGCGTTATCGATTGCTTTTACAACTCAGGGTGCAGTTACCAATTTGGTTATTGGCTGGGATAAAACAACGGTTGAAGTTCCGATTACGCTTAAGTAAGTTGAACTAAACTTCTAAAATAAAAAAGAGACACTAAATTTATTAATTAAGTGTCTCTTTTTTTTATAACTTTCGTTAATTAACTAACAAGCAATATTTTAAAACCAAAATAATGAAAAAATACTATTTGCAGCTGTTATTATTATTGACGATTTATTCCGGTTATTCACAACAAAAATTCAAAATTACATACGAACAATTAAAAGAATATGAAGGTATTTATGAATATGTAAATAAAGGAACTCTTAAAATAGCGGCTTCACCTAAAGACACCGTTTTATATGCCATTATTAACGAAAGCAAATACAAATTAAAAGCAATTGATAAAGATGTTTTTCAAAACATGTCCAACGAAAAAGTGACTTTTTTGAGAAAAGAAGGAGCTGTCACCGGTTATGCTTCAGAAGGAACTACTTTTAATTTAATTACAAAAAAGGTCATTTTCCCCAAAGAAATGTGGTACGCAAGACCAAATGCAAAAGACTTTAAATACGTCTATGTACAGCCCAAACAAGATACAGACGGACTACCGACAGGAAATCTTGATTATACCGGATTAGACAAGTCTTTATTGAATGAAATGATGCAAAAAATTGTAGACGGTAGCTTTCCAAACGTCCACAGTGTTTTGATTATAAAAGATGGAAAATTGGTATTTGAAGAGTATTTTTATGAATACAATAAAGCCAAACTACACGAGTTAAGATCTGCCACCAAAAGTTTTGTTTCTGCCCTCACCGGAATCGCCATTGACAAAGGGTATATAGAAAACAAAGAGGTCACTGTACTTTCCTATTTTCCCGAATATACTTTTAAAAATCTTACCGAAGACAAAAGACTGATTTCAATTAAAAATCTTTTGACCAATCAAAGTGGTTTAGATTGTGATGTAAGTAATGCTAAATCAGAAGGAAATGAAACGGTAATGAATTCTT is a window from the Flavobacterium cupriresistens genome containing:
- a CDS encoding glycoside hydrolase family 2 protein — its product is MKKLLTLLFLTSSVFGFAQNLISNVSNRNTTSLNGVWNYIVDPYETGYYSFHHDVYDKQAKPSNAAYFNNYHAVNKQELVEYNFDTSPKINIPGDWNSQVPELKYYEGNVWFKKSFDYDLKEKKRLFVYIGAINYKADVYLNGKKLGTHEGGFTPFNYEVTSIVKPKDNYLVIKVDNTRHKEDVPTLNTDWWNYGGITRDVTLIEESASFVEDYTIQLDKKNQNKISGFVKINNLNPEQNAVTITIPELKIKYKAKVSPDGILKFEIPVKNVSYWSPENPKLYQLGIDFNGEKLEDTIGFRTIETQGDKILLNGKQLFLRGISIHEENAKGGRANSEEDALRLLNWAKELGCNYVRLAHYPHNENIIRMADKLGLMVWEEIPVYWTVEFTRKETYNNAQEQLTAAITRDKNRACIIIWSMANETPISDARNTFIQNLVAHTKSLDNTRLISAALLTQTNDGFGTINDAIGESLDIISFNQYLGWYGGNLEDAEKVLWKTKYNKPVIVSEFGGDAKAGLHGDKKERWTEEYQEYLYIQNLKMIEKIPHLSGLSPWILVDFRSPRRLLPGIQDEYNRKGLISNEGQKKKAFYIMRDWYEKKKKE
- a CDS encoding DUF2911 domain-containing protein; translation: MKNFSLLTLLLLFVFSVNAQEVKFPALDASPADIAYFPNKAVKFKKTDTTLPSIKVIYSRPSAKGRSIFGELIPFGEVWRVGANENTEIKFYKPATINGIAVPAGTYSLFAIPEKDKWTVIINKEIDLWGGYAYDQSKDLVRIVVPVKAITTPVEALSIAFTTQGAVTNLVIGWDKTTVEVPITLK
- a CDS encoding serine hydrolase domain-containing protein: MKKYYLQLLLLLTIYSGYSQQKFKITYEQLKEYEGIYEYVNKGTLKIAASPKDTVLYAIINESKYKLKAIDKDVFQNMSNEKVTFLRKEGAVTGYASEGTTFNLITKKVIFPKEMWYARPNAKDFKYVYVQPKQDTDGLPTGNLDYTGLDKSLLNEMMQKIVDGSFPNVHSVLIIKDGKLVFEEYFYEYNKAKLHELRSATKSFVSALTGIAIDKGYIENKEVTVLSYFPEYTFKNLTEDKRLISIKNLLTNQSGLDCDVSNAKSEGNETVMNSSPDWIQYTLDLPMVDVPGGKGMYCSGNPITLGRIIEKATKMTLPDFAKQTLFKDIGIKNFTWNFKPDASSAETFCQLYLNSRDMGKLGLLYLNRGIWNGKQVISTAWVKESLTKQSVVQGVNYGYLWWLKYIDVNGVRYNGKAAQGNGGQKIYIWEEQNMVTIITGGNYNSQSPSDEIIQKYILPSFNKK